A single region of the Thunnus maccoyii chromosome 10, fThuMac1.1, whole genome shotgun sequence genome encodes:
- the si:dkeyp-97a10.3 gene encoding uncharacterized protein si:dkeyp-97a10.3 — protein MRQPLLLISLSLAVLSANVLAQDPVQIEFQTDPLLVQTGTDVVFTVLTVPEVLSMTWQYQGGITLGLFAGGSAVVNPVPQFQGRVSITATQLRIGGAQLRDAGNYTVEVIPSATTGLSTNSRSVQLRVFDAVAGVSLFVPSVAVEGRNISLRCTWTAGTEITVQWGKGGETITANSRITISGGSLVINPARRADTGEYTCTVSNPVSARTATQSFTVYYGPDTPVLTKETPKNCVGGGDVLAGGTVRLTCLSDSLPPALFSWQRDGQPVTSGQPDSGVLSLQTFSSNESGRYVCTARNGITGGTSEQGTDLAIVDICLNAGEVVGIVIGCLLLIIIIALLIFCLVRRRREQPRQRDTVVVQKTNTNPRPIPSDPQPNGARELGQGLHPPLYHLNTHTRHPDHLYTGLRESPGNPQTLPTNGMHNSDTHQHNGRTHTNSLLHNAIQNTNSYPHNGIDNPAFTHTEAQNANMLTNTQQQNPNILIQAGTAQGGAQPPAVHVSLNTLPQTAEQNNNAQMPTIHVNLNSFSTNGQQTQQDSSFPFTATANNNASQTQQNLTQTGQSNPRMQSGQSYPSDTRPNNHIDTGHRAQAEPIPTGYTHYNINNTAQRNANTQTYQQDPEHHNRSDRNSQRHDAAANSSRRQMPWDRLRGTPAYPSGTLQRGQTSPEFTSSTTDYTYYPPVHEANRSQPQTQSQTTSRSRPPTRQDTLTLDRQTRNRSADLGSPYTLRVPQLEPDNHTHRSPHTQRERAQQDIRGPPGSQTAHRQEATHSSNPQALPLMSQQASVGRSAVSQGPTTQQGADTRALADPNHLPQAHMAQQHRAAPIQKTPQGLGTQTQPVIHGASHPRQGGTAPVLHPSAQPNPSNLTRATLKAHTDRAQIFQNRKQQTQAALLHPGQQAQAPAAGAQHPPTLPPVIPLAQFRTLPKERTQHKSPTRGPQPPRPPVNIPVAQRHLQVQQRSNVQRHAATMPVNRHHHPGNGHVHATTHRHPHAHAHARGHGNTAHFTHSWQQQAHRGRPR, from the exons ATGAGACAACCTTTGCTCCTTATCAGTCTGTCACTGGCAG tCCTCTCTGCCAATGTGTTGGCGCAGGATCCTGTACAGATTGAGTTCCAGACAGACCCGTTGCTGGTTCAAACTGGTACTGATGTAGTGTTCACAGTGCTGACGGTGCCTGAGGTCCTATCCATGACATGGCAATACCAAGGAGGAATCACCCTTGGATTGTTTGCCGGAGGAAGTGCAGTGGTTAACCCGGTGCCTCAGTTCCAGGGGAGGGTCTCTATCACTGCCACTCAGCTCCGAATTGGAGGTGCTCAGCTCCGAGATGCAGGGAACTACACGGTGGAGGTGATCCCCTCTGCTACAACAGGCCTGTCTACTAACTCCAGATCAGTACAGCTGAGAGTGTTTG ATGCAGTGGCCGGGGTCAGTCTGTTTGTACCCTCAGTGGCTGTGGAGGGGAGAAATATCTCTCTGAGGTGTACATGGACGGCTGGGACAGAGATTACAGTCCAGTGGGGTAAAGGAGGCGAAACCATCACCGCCAACTCCAGGATCACCATCTCAGGTGGCTCGCTGGTCATCAACCCAGCCAGGCGGGCTGATACCGGGGAGTACACATGTACTGTCAGCAACCCTGTCAGTGCCCGCACCGCCACACAGAGCTTCACTGTCTACT ATGGCCCTGACACCCCTGTACTTACCAAGGAAACCCCAAAAAATTGTGTCGGAGGCGGTGATGTTTTGGCGGGAGGGACGGTGCGTCTCACCTGTTTGTCTGACTCACTGCCCCCTGCCCTCTTCTCATGGCAACGTGATGGGCAACCAGTCACATCTGGCCAGCCAGACAGCGGAGTGCTCAGCCTTCAGACTTTCTCGTCTAATGAGAGCGGCCGATATGTCTGCACGGCCAGAAACGGCATCACTGGGGGCACCTCGGAGCAGGGGACAGACTTGGCCATCGTAG ACATATGTCTTAATGCAGGAGAAGTGGTGGGgattgtgattggctgtttgctGCTGATCATAATCATCGCGCTCCTCATCTTCTGTCTTGTGCGAAGGAGGAGGG AACAGCCAAGACAAAGGGATACTGTGGTTGTGCAGAAGACCAATACAAATCCCAGGCCTATA CCCTCTGATCCACAACCTAATGGTGCAAGGGAATTGGGCCAAGGTCTCCACCCCCCTCTCTATcaccttaacacacacacgcgccaCCCTGACCACTTATACACAGGCCTGCGTGAAAGCCCTGGCAACCCACAGACACTGCCGACGAACGGCATGCATAACTCTGACACGCACCAACACAATGGTCGTACCCACACAAATAGCCTCCTACACAATGCTATTCAGAACACCAATTCATACCCACACAATGGCATTGACAACCcggctttcacacacactgaggctCAGAACgcaaacatgctcacaaacacacagcagcaaaaCCCTAACATTCTCATACAGGCTGGCACTGCCCAGGGCGGCGCCCAGCCACCGGCAGTCCACGTCAGCCTCAACACGCTGCCACAAACTGCCGAGCAAAACAACAATGCACAAATGCCCACCATTCATGTCAATCTAAACTCATTCTCAACCAATGGCCAACAGACTCAGCAGGACAGCTCATTTCCTTTTACCGCTACAGCCAATAATAATGCTTCACAAACCCAACAAAACCTGACACAAACAGGGCAATCAAATCCTAGAATGCAAAGTGGGCAGTCCTATCCGAGTGACACCCGGCCGAATAACCACATAGACACAGGTCATCGAGCTCAGGCTGAACCAATCCCGACGGgatacacacactataacatTAACAACACCGCTCAGCGAAATGCGAACACACAGACCTACCAGCAGGATCCAGAGCATCATAACAGGTCTGATAGAAACTCACAGAGACATGATGCAGCTGCCAACTCCTCCCGTCGACAGATGCCATGGGATCGCCTCAGAGGGACACCAGCATATCCCAGCGGCACACTTCAAAGAGGACAGACATCACCTGAATTCACCTCTTCCACTACAGACTATACTTACTATCCTCCTGTGCATGAGGCTAACAGATCTCAGCCTCAAACTCAAAGCCAAACCACTTCCCGGAGCAGACCTCCAACCAGACAAGATACACTAACACTGGACAGACAGACGAGGAACCGCTCAGCCGATCTAGGAAGCCCATACACTCTTAGAGTGCCACAGCTTGAGCCTGATAACCACACACATAGAAGCCcccacacacaaagagagcgTGCTCAGCAAGACATCAGAGGTCCGCCTGGTAGCCAGACTGCCCACAGGCAGGAAGCCACACACAGCAGTAACCCTCAGGCACTGCCTCTCATGAGCCAGCAGGCCTCTGTTGGCCGCTCTGCTGTGTCACAAGGACCCACGACACAACAGGGTGCAGATACAAGAGCTTTGGCTGATCCTAATCACCTTCCACAGGCACACATGGCCCAGCAACACAGAGCAGCACCGATCCAAAAAACACCACAAGGTCTaggcacacagacacagcctGTCATACATGGTGCCAGTCATCCTCGCCAAGGAGGCACTGCTCCAGTCCTGCACCCATCTGCCCAGCCTAATCCTAGTAACTTAACCCGGGCTACACTTAAAGCACACACGGACAGGGCTCAAATATTTCAGAACCGGAAACAACAGACTCAGGCTGCCCTGCTTCACCCTGGACAGCAGGCTCAAGCTCCTGCTGCTGGAGCTCAGCACCCACCAACTCTGCCTCCTGTTATCCCCCTTGCACAGTTCCGAACCCTCCCCAAAGAGCGCACCCAGCACAAATCCCCAACTAGGGGCCCTCAGCCCCCCAGACCCCCTGTTAATATACCCGTGGCTCAACGACACCTACAAGTACAACAGCGGTCCAATGTGCAGCGCCATGCTGCCACAATGCCCGTCAACCGTCATCACCATCCTGGTAATGGCCACGTGCATGCCACTACACACCGGCATCCCCATGCCCATGCCCATGCCCGAGGTCATGGGAACACTGCCCACTTCACCCACTCATGGCAG